From a single Meles meles chromosome 21, mMelMel3.1 paternal haplotype, whole genome shotgun sequence genomic region:
- the SPNS1 gene encoding protein spinster homolog 1, translating to MSGSDTAPFLSQADDTDDGPAPGTPGLPGSLANSKSEDPEVPDREGLQRITGLSPGRSALIVAVLCYINLLNYMDRFTVAGVLPDIEQFFSIGDSSSGLIQTVFISSYMVLAPVFGYLGDRYNRKYLMCGGIAFWSLVTLGSSFIPRERFWLLLLTRGLVGVGEASYSTIAPTLIADLFVADQRSRMLSVFYFAIPVGSGLGYIAGSKVKDVAGDWHWALRVTPGLGVVAVLLLFLVVREPPRGAVERHSDSPPLNPTSWWADLRALAKNPSFILSSLGFTAVAFVTGSLALWAPAFLLRSRVVLGETPPCLPGDSCSSSDSLIFGLITCLTGVLGVGLGVETSRRLRRSNPRADPLVCAAGLLGSAPFLFLSLACARGSIVATYIFIFIGETLLSMNWAIVADILLYVVIPTRRSTAEAFQIVLSHLLGDAGSPYLIGLISDRLRRSWPPSFLSEFRALQFSLMLCAFVGALGGAAFLGTAIFIEGDRRRAQLHVQGLLRETGPTDDRIVVPQRGRSTRVPVSSVLI from the exons ATGTCCGGGTCCGACACCGCGCCCTTCCTCAGCCAGGCGGATGACACGGACGACGGGCCGGCACCGGGCACCCCGGGGTTACCGGGGTCCCTGGCGAACTCCAAGTCCGAGGATCCCGAGGTCCCGGACCGGGAGGGGCTGCAGCGCATCACCGGCTTGTCTCCGGGTCGTTCGGCTCTCATAGTGGCGGTGCTGTGCTACATCAACCTTCTCAACTACATGGACCGCTTCACCGTGGCTG GCGTCCTTCCAGACATTGAGCAGTTCTTCAGCATCGGAGACAGCAGCTCTGGCCTCATCCAGACCG TGTTCATCTCCAGTTACATGGTGTTGGCACCTGTGTTTGGCTACCTGGGTGACAGGTACAATCGGAAGTATCTGATGTGCGGGGGCATTGCCTTCTGGTCCCTGGTGACACTGGGGTCGTCCTTCATCCCCAGAGAG CGATTCTGGCTGCTCCTCCTGACCCGGGGcctggtgggggttggggaagccAGTTACTCCACCATTGCGCCCACCCTCATCGCCGACCTCTTCGTGGCAGACCAGCGGAGTCGGATGCTCAGCGTGTTCTACTTTGCCATCCCGGTGGGCAG TGGTCTGGGTTACATTGCAGGCTCCAAAGTGAAGGATGTGGCTGGGGACTGGCACTGGGCTCTGCGG GTGACTCCAGGTCTAGGGGTGGTGGCTGTTCTGCTGCTGTTTCTGGTGGTACGGGAGCCACCAAGGGGAGCTGTGGAGCGCCACTCAGACTCCCCGCCCCTCAACCCCACCTCCTGGTGGGCAGATCTGAGGGCTCTGGCAAAAAA TCCTAGTTTCATCCTCTCTTCCCTTGGCTTCACGGCTGTGGCCTTTGTCACGGGCTCCCTGGCTCTTTGGGCTCCTGCGTTCTTGCTGCGTTCCCGTGTGGTCTTGGGGGAGACCCCGCCCTGCCTTCCTGGAGACTCCTGCTCTTCCTCTGACAG cctcatCTTTGGGCTCATCACCTGCCTGACCGGGGTCCTGGGTGTGGGCCTGGGCGTGGAGACCAGCCGCCGCCTCCGCCGTTCCAACCCCCGGGCTGACCCACTGGTCTGCGCTGCTGGCCTCTTGGGCTCTGCGCCCTTCCTCTTCCTGTCCCTTGCCTGTGCCCGTGGTAGCATCGTGGCCACCTAT ATTTTCATCTTTATTGGAGAGACACTGCTGTCCATGAACTGGGCCATTGTCGCTGACATTCTGTTG tatGTGGTGATTCCCACACGACGTTCCACTGCCGAGGCCTTCCAGATTGTGCTGTCCCACCTGTTGGGTGATGCCGGGAGCCCCTACCTCATTGGCCTG ATCTCCGACCGCCTCCGCCGGAGCTGGCCGCCCTCCTTCTTGTCTGAGTTCCGGGCCCTGCAGTTCTCGCTAATGCTCTGCGCCTTCGTTGGGGCTCTGGGTGGGGCCGCCTTCCTGGGCACGGCCATCTTCATCGAGGGGGACCGCCGGCGGGCCCAGCTGCACGTGCAGG GTCTGCTGCGTGAGACAGGGCCCACAGACGACCGCATCGTGGTACCCCAGCGAGGCCGCTCCACCCGGGTCCCCGTGTCCAGTGTGCTCATCTGA
- the LAT gene encoding linker for activation of T-cells family member 1, with protein sequence MEAVVLIPYVLGLVLLPLLAVALCVRCRDLPGSYDTAASDSLTPSSIVLKRPPTVVPWPSAASYGPVTSYPPLSQPDLLPIPRSPQPRRVPSSRQDSDGANSVASYENEAPVCEDDDEDEEEDYPNEGYLEVLPDSTPATSTAVPPAPVPSNPGLRDSAFSMESGEDYVNVPESEESADASLDGSREYVNVSQELPPMARTEPAVLSSQKVEDEDDEEEEGAPDYENLQGLN encoded by the exons ATGGAGGCCGTGGTTCTCATCCCCTATGTGCTGGGCCTCGTCTTGCTGCCTCTCCTGGCCGTGGCCCTGTGCGTGCGCTGCCGGGACCTGCCAG GCTCTTATGACACTGCAGCCTCCGACAG CTTGACCCCAAGTAGCATCGTGCTCAAACGACCTC CCACAGTCGTGCCCTGGCCATCAGCTGCCTCCTATGGGCCTGTGACCTCCTATCCACCCCTGAGCCAGCCGGACCTGCTCCCTATCCC GAGGTCCCCACAGCCCCGGCGTGTGCCGTCTTCCCGGCAGGACTCAGATGGTG CCAACAGTGTGGCAAGCTATGAGAACGAGG CACCCGTCTGTGAGGATGACgacgaggacgaggaggaggattATCCCAACGAGGGCTACTT GGAGGTGCTTCCTGACAGCACGCCGGCCACCAGCACCGCTGTCCCACCGGCTCCTGTGCCCAGCAACCCCGGCCTCCGGGACAGCGCCTTCTCCA TGGAGTCCGGGGAGGATTATGTGAATGTTCCCGAGAGCGAGGAGAGTGCCGACGCGTCTCTGG ATGGGAGCCGGGAGTATGTGAACGTGTCCCAGGAGCTGCCGCCCATGGCTAGGACCGAGCCTG CTGTCCTGAGCTCCCAGAAGGTGGAGGATGAGGACGacgaagaggaagagggagctccAGATTATGAGAATCTGCAGGGGCTTAACTGA